ATGGGCATTCCTCATGAGAAATTCGAGGAAATTCTGGAAGCAAAAAAAGAAGAAGTCGGAGCAAAAGCTGACATAGACCTTACGGCCGAAGATTTCAAAGATATCGTTAAAAAATACAAAGAGATGGTAAAAAGGGAAACTGGACAGGAGTTCCCTCAAGACCCTTATAAACAACTTGAAATGGCAGTAAGAGCCGTATTCGATTCATGGAACAACCCAAGAGCCATAAGATACAGAGAGATCAATAAGATCCCGGAAGATTACGGAACGGCCGTTAACGTCGTTGCAATGGTTTTCGGAAACATGGGAGATACCTCAGGAACAGGTGTTGCATTTACGCGTAACCCATCAACAGGAGAAAACGAATTCTACGGCGAATACTTAAAAAACGCTCAGGGAGAGGACGTTGTTGCAGGTATAAGAACGCCACAACCACTTAGAAAGTCACAAAAAACAGACGAATCCCAGGTATCTCTCGAAGAGGAATTTCCGGAAGTATACAAAGAGCTTGAAAGAATCAGAGACATTCTAGAAAAACACTACAGAGACATGCAAGACATAGAATTTACAATAGAAAACGGCAAGCTTTACATGCTTCAGACAAGAACAGGTAAAAGAACTGCCAGAGCAGCCGTAAAAATTGCAGTTGACCTTGTAAAAGAAGGACTCATAACAAAAGAAGAAGCCATAATGAGAATAGATCCTTCTCTCATCAACCAGCTTCTCCATCCAATGATTGATGAAGAAGACAAGAAAAGAGCTATCGCAGAAGGAAGACTTATTACAAAAGGTCTTCCTGCTGCTCCGGGTGCAGTATCTGGTAAAGTTGTCTTCTCAGCTGATGAAGCTGTTGAAATGAAAGAGAAAGGCGAAAAAGTAATCCTTGTAAGACATGAAACATCACCGGAAGACATCCACGGAATGCACGCTGCAGAAGGTATATTAACGGCAAGAGGTGGAATGACATCCCACGCTGCCGTCGTTGCAAGAGGTATGGGTAAAACGTGTATTGTCGGTGCAGAAACAATAACTGTCGATTACGACAGGCAGGAATTTCGTGTCGGTGATATCGTCGTCAAAAAAGGTGATATCATAACCATTGATGGCTCAACCGGCGAAATTTTCCACGGTGAAATCAAAACCATTCCAGCAAATATTTCAGGTGAATTTGAAGAGCTCATGAAGTGGGCTGACGAAATAAGAGACCTCAAGGTAAGAGTAAACGCCGACACACCGGAAGACGCTCTTCAGGGAAGAAAGTTTGGTGCCGAAGGTATAGGACTCTGCAGAACAGAACACATGTTCTTCAACGAAGACAGAATTCCAGTTGTTAGAGAAATGATCCTTGCAAAGACAAAAGAAGAAAGAGAAAAAGCACTTAAAAAACTTCTGCCGATGCAAAGAAGTGACTTCAAGGCAATCTTTGAAGTTATGGACGGACTACCTGTCAACATAAGGCTTCTCGACCCACCACTTCACGAATTCCTTCCAAAAACAGAAGAAGAGTTTGAAAAGACAGCAAAAGAGATGGGACTCTCTGTTGAAGAGATAAAGAAAAGAGCAGAAGAACTTCACGAAGTTAATCCGATGCTCGGACTTAGAGGTTCAAGACTTGGCATAGCTTACCCTGAAATCTACGAAATGCAAGTAAGGGCAATCATAGAAGCCGCCTGTGAATGCAAAAAAGAAGGCATCGACGTAAAACCTGAAATAATGCTACCTCTAATTGCCGATGACAGGGAACTTGCAGAACTTAAAAAAATGATAGACAGAGTTGCCGCCGAAGTTTTCGTAGAAACAGGCGTTGAAGTCCCTTATCAGGTAGGAACAATGATAGAAATTCCGAGAGCTGCACTTATAGCAGATCAGCTTGCAAGAGACGCCGAATACTTCTCATTCGGAACAAACGACCTTACACAGATGACTTTCGGACTTTCAAGAGACGATGCTGGCAAATTCATAGGAAAATATGTAGAAAAAGGCATCCTAAAAGGCGATCCTTTCATGCATATTGATGAAAACGGAGTAGGCCAGCTCATAAAGATAGCGATAGAAAAAGGAAACAAAACAAGACCCGGCATTAAAACAGGTGTCTGCGGTGAGCACGGCGGTGATCCTCGTTCTATTAACTTCTTCCAGCAGATAGGAATCCAGTATGTAAGTCCTTCTCCTTTCAGAGTTCCTATAGCAAGACTTGCAGCGGCACAGGCAAAGATTAGATTAAGTAATAAGCAAAATTAAGGGGGCATTCGCCCCCCTTTTTTTAAATAACGAAACAAGAGGTGAAAAAATGAGACGTCTTATCTATCTTTTTCTTGCAGTTGCCGCAACAACATCCTTCTCATGTGCACAGACACAGACAGCTCAAACCGATACAGCAAATTCAAAAAACGTAAAAACACTTATCAAAAAAATGTTCGGTCACGCTGGCGGAAAAAATCTTGAACTCGTTGACGTTGAACCGACGAACAAAACAGTAACCCTCAGAGCTTATAAACTTAAATTCAAAGATAAAGCCGGAAGCAGATACATATACGGCTACGTATGGATGACGGACAACGGCAAAAATATGGCTCTCAAACTGTATAAGTTTGACTCCGAAACAAAAGGCGGTATGCCTCTTGCCTCTGTCATAGAACCTAAAGTTCGTGAAAAAATGATAAAAACAGACCTATCATGGTTTAAAAATATCCTTAAAGAGCTTGACAAAAACAACATACCTCATGTTGTAGGAAACGGAAATAAAATTATCTATATAGTATGGGACGTCTATTGCCCATTCTGTTACCAGAACTTCTCAAAGGTAGCGGAATCTCTCAAAAAAGGGATAAAACTTGTATTTGTCCCTCTTCCAGTTCACGGAGAACGTTCCATAAAAGGATTCGTTTACTACACATATCTTGCCAGAAAGGAAGGTGCTCAAAAGGCAATGGGACACATCTTTATGAGAGGAAACGGTAACTTTATGAAATTTAACCAGAGCCTTGCAGAAGAAGTAAACAAGAATTACAATAAAATACCGGAAAAAGAGAGAAAGGAACTTGAAAAATTTTACACAAAGATAAGAAGCGACCTTCTCAAGAAAGGAATAAATGCAACCCCAACCATCATCTACATCCCACCAGGAGAGAACAACAAAGGTTACATCCATCGTGGATTTATTCCCTTTGACCAGCTTCTCAAGATGAAATGACAATGCAAAACCGAGGAATCGAACTTAAAAACCTTACGGTAGGCTACGATATAACAAGGCCCCTGATTAAGGGGCTTTCTCTATTTATGGACGAAGGTGAGTTCTGGGTAGTCGTGGGCCCAAACGGTGCAGGTAAGTCAACTCTCCTGAAAACTATACTCGGAATAGTCCCCCCTTTGGAAGGGGAAATATACATCCACGGCGTTGACTGCACGGACACCGGTTACTGTGAAGAAAAACATTTTCTAAGCTATGTTCCTCAGATGGAAAGTTATTCAAAAATATTTCCGGCTACAGCTCTTGACATTGTAATATCCGGTCTCTTTCCCAGAAAAAGAAGATTCGAACCTGTTAAAGAAAGCGATAAAAAACTTGCACTCCACTGGTTAAGAATGTTAGAGCTTGACCACCTCGCAGAGAAGCCGTTTTCAAAACTATCCGGGGGACAGCAGAGGAAGATACTAATAGCAAGGGCATTAATAAGCAATCCACACTACTTATTTCTTGATGAACCGACTACGGGAGTCGACATAAAAAGCTCCAGAAAAATTCTGGACATTATAGCCACGCTAAACAGAGAAAAAAATTTCGGCATATTTATGGTTACCCATGATCTTAACTTTGTGTGGCCCTACATCGAAAAGGTAATAATCGTAGGAAACGGTAAATTTATAGCAGGAAGCAAAGAAGAAATCATGAATGAAAAAATACTTTCAGAAATCTACGGAGTAAAAATTCAAATCATTCAGACACCAGGTGGACCGGTATTTCTTATAGGAGACAAACATTACTGAGAAAGAGCCTCTCCAATTGCGTGGAAAAGC
This region of Desulfurobacterium indicum genomic DNA includes:
- the ppdK gene encoding pyruvate, phosphate dikinase is translated as MAKRVYFFGNGRADGTAQMKDLLGGKGANLAEMTNLGLPVPPGITITTEVCKEYFQLGQQFPEGLWEEILEGMKKIEEVVGKKFGDRKIPLLVAVRSGAPVSMPGMMDTILNLGLNDESVEGLAESTGNERFAWDSYRRFIQMFGNVVMGIPHEKFEEILEAKKEEVGAKADIDLTAEDFKDIVKKYKEMVKRETGQEFPQDPYKQLEMAVRAVFDSWNNPRAIRYREINKIPEDYGTAVNVVAMVFGNMGDTSGTGVAFTRNPSTGENEFYGEYLKNAQGEDVVAGIRTPQPLRKSQKTDESQVSLEEEFPEVYKELERIRDILEKHYRDMQDIEFTIENGKLYMLQTRTGKRTARAAVKIAVDLVKEGLITKEEAIMRIDPSLINQLLHPMIDEEDKKRAIAEGRLITKGLPAAPGAVSGKVVFSADEAVEMKEKGEKVILVRHETSPEDIHGMHAAEGILTARGGMTSHAAVVARGMGKTCIVGAETITVDYDRQEFRVGDIVVKKGDIITIDGSTGEIFHGEIKTIPANISGEFEELMKWADEIRDLKVRVNADTPEDALQGRKFGAEGIGLCRTEHMFFNEDRIPVVREMILAKTKEEREKALKKLLPMQRSDFKAIFEVMDGLPVNIRLLDPPLHEFLPKTEEEFEKTAKEMGLSVEEIKKRAEELHEVNPMLGLRGSRLGIAYPEIYEMQVRAIIEAACECKKEGIDVKPEIMLPLIADDRELAELKKMIDRVAAEVFVETGVEVPYQVGTMIEIPRAALIADQLARDAEYFSFGTNDLTQMTFGLSRDDAGKFIGKYVEKGILKGDPFMHIDENGVGQLIKIAIEKGNKTRPGIKTGVCGEHGGDPRSINFFQQIGIQYVSPSPFRVPIARLAAAQAKIRLSNKQN
- a CDS encoding DsbA family protein, with protein sequence MRRLIYLFLAVAATTSFSCAQTQTAQTDTANSKNVKTLIKKMFGHAGGKNLELVDVEPTNKTVTLRAYKLKFKDKAGSRYIYGYVWMTDNGKNMALKLYKFDSETKGGMPLASVIEPKVREKMIKTDLSWFKNILKELDKNNIPHVVGNGNKIIYIVWDVYCPFCYQNFSKVAESLKKGIKLVFVPLPVHGERSIKGFVYYTYLARKEGAQKAMGHIFMRGNGNFMKFNQSLAEEVNKNYNKIPEKERKELEKFYTKIRSDLLKKGINATPTIIYIPPGENNKGYIHRGFIPFDQLLKMK
- a CDS encoding metal ABC transporter ATP-binding protein, with protein sequence MQNRGIELKNLTVGYDITRPLIKGLSLFMDEGEFWVVVGPNGAGKSTLLKTILGIVPPLEGEIYIHGVDCTDTGYCEEKHFLSYVPQMESYSKIFPATALDIVISGLFPRKRRFEPVKESDKKLALHWLRMLELDHLAEKPFSKLSGGQQRKILIARALISNPHYLFLDEPTTGVDIKSSRKILDIIATLNREKNFGIFMVTHDLNFVWPYIEKVIIVGNGKFIAGSKEEIMNEKILSEIYGVKIQIIQTPGGPVFLIGDKHY